A stretch of DNA from Dioscorea cayenensis subsp. rotundata cultivar TDr96_F1 chromosome 4, TDr96_F1_v2_PseudoChromosome.rev07_lg8_w22 25.fasta, whole genome shotgun sequence:
aatgcagtaAAAAGCTCTATAACTTCATAAAGCTGTTTTACATATAAAAGCGATTTCAGACGAAACCAAACAGcgattttacatataaaaagcAGGTTACATTACAGTACTTACGGTAGTTGCGAGGTAACCAAAACAACtccttttatctttttgttcatttgcaTGGTGTCTCTTTCATGATGGGCCCATCCTatacatgattatatatatatatatatatatatatatatatatatatatatatatatatatatatatatatatatatatatatatatattcaaaaccaAATACCATTTATGCAGGTTGTTTGAGgcatttcattcaaatattcaaCTTCTCATGTAGGCTTTTCTTTCCATATGCATTCAATATGAAACCAACTTAAAATCCTTGCTTCCATTATGGACGTAGATATGAAGCATCACATTGAAAATTATTGTACCTTTCCTTATCACCCTACACGTGGCGTTATATGACTCTGCCTTGTAGCTTCATCACACGTAACGCATCAAGCGAACTGATCTCATCCTTGCAATTGCGATAGATTCCCAAGATGATGACACGTGTTTCTAGCGATCAGTGATCTCCACCATAGTGAAACTAGTTAATTtcctttaattttcatttttttcacatcaaTACCGAATTAAGAGCAGGTGATTTCCAAATCACTATAAGGTACCATTACAACctccatgattttattttttactcatTCGATTGGGTATATATTTGATGCAAAGAACTTTAATTTCAAGTACACATGGACATGCACATCTTGCATGCATAATAGAGGTGAcatgcttttttttatcttctctaTTTAAATGAACAAAACCTGGGAAACAAGTATTGTCTTCATTAAGTTTATTTGTGCTTTTAGAACCTCATCTTCACCATTTGTTAGGCAGGAACTCATTTTATCGTTTGGTTATTAGACACTAGTTTTCCTATAAATATTGATGAGAGAAAACAAGTCATGCATCCTCCATATAAAAGCCTCAATTTTAGCATTATAACATGAGGAATCATGAACCAGAACCATTACAAAGCTTTTAACTGATGTTGGCCTCACTTGGCTCGTATGAGATTCTTCTTTGCTGGTTATTGCAGTGGTGGCCTTCACAGTTACATCACTTCCATTGATTAAATCCAAAGGGAACTCCCACCTGCAAGGTGCAGtgttaagaataaaaaatgaagctttCCATAAAATCCATCATAcggattacttttttttttctccatgaaATGCATCTTTTTATCCAACTTAAAATTTTACTCTTGGGTTCTGGCTTAAAATCACTCCAGTCATCAAAAGAAATGATCTCTGGCTCACTAGCCATCTTATACGCATACCTGCATGCAAGATTTGGAAGcaaaactttgccaatcacGTCTCCTCTTGGCAAAGGCAATCCCCTCTACTCCGAGTACAGTTCAAGAGCCTCAGCTTGCCTCCTCACCTCCAAAATCGAGTCTGAGAAACTCTCAGGCTTATGCTCCTTATCACTAACGTAAACCTAGTCTCCACGAACCTGCAAATGTTCGTCACAGCGACAACCATcaacttcttcttcatgatAAGCATGATGTCCATGTGCTGGGGAGTACTGGTCTTTAGGTCATGGATCCGAAGTCCGATGGGGTACTTGTCACCATAGATACTCTCAAGCCTCGATTTCTTCTCTCAACTTCGCAGCGGCTTCAATCTTGGTGAGCGTCTCTACTTGGTTTAGGACATATGGGAATTTTTTGATAACTTGTGAGCACCTCCTAGTGTCGGAGCTACGAATCATGGAAAGTCCTCAAGCACTATGTGAGACCTCACGAAAGAGGCATGTTCGTCAATAGGAGACACAAGGTTCTGAGACGCAACAGCCTTGCGGATGACTAGTCTGAAGCTCCTCGGCAATTCAAAGTTCGGCACATAGCTCCATCTCTGGCCATCAACTTTCTCGCAATAAAGGATCCTGGAAGCTATCCCATCCATAGCGAAACCATCTCATAGCACCTCGTACGAGGATACGGGTTTTATAGGCGACGACGAGGATCTTCACGAAGGTGGAGCAAACGCCGGCCTGAACCATTCGATTGATGCTCTCAAACTCTCATGACAGAATATGACTGCTCTTAGACTTCCTCTTCCTTCTCGTAAGGAGATAGCAGTGACAATAGCGGCGGCGATAGCGATGCAAAGCGGCGATAATGAGCGGCATCGGGTGACGGTGAGACGGCTATGATAAAGGCGGCGGAGCGGCTTCAATGATGATGACGAGCAACAAATCCCTCCGTCTTCATTGTTTCTGCGAGGCTTCGGCTCTTCCATTCTTGAGCGACATCCTTGGGCGAGGATTCCCGGTCTTGAGCTTCTTCCTCCGAAGCTTCTTCTCCTTCGATCTTCGCTCTTCTACTTGTTCTTCCCCTCATCAAGCTTTTTGAGTCCTTTGTCTTCACGGCTCCTCATCAAAGAGCgacttgatatatatatgtatttcttcagtgatgatgatgaaacaCGGCAATGACGGCGGCGATCAACAACGGCGAGACACAACAATGGCTGAACGACGGCGGCAATCGGCGACAGTGGCAACTTTtaacatgtgtatatatatatggatataggTTTGGAGGAGAATGAGAACCTTCTTCTGCTTTTTCGTCTTTCTCCTTTCCTCTTCCTTCTTCGATCTcgcctcttcttttctttttgtcctCCTCCCTCCTTCGTTCGTTCCTATGTTCTTTTAAAAGCCTCTGAGCGGTTGTGCCAATGGTGGGCGGTTGCATGGGCGGTGAGGAGATCATGAGGGAGTACGACGCAACACGACTAATTCAtcgccattttttttttaattattattattatttttaaattactttttttaatttattattattatatatattattattattattaattattattattattattttattttaatattattttatttataattatatatattcgtATATTATCTATGTATTATATacaatattctattttattattattattattttttatctgctatcaattatcttattatatctaaaatttttattatatatatatgtattatattttaactgattagatttattttatttattttattgtatatatatatatcatatttgaactatttaaaattttattcgtcattattattgttattttattagtattatatatatatatatattatttatttatatatttttgcttgATCGTGGGGCAACCACGGCCCAATCCCAcgtccttttttttattttcatttagttaattaatttatttattattatcattattatttatgatttattattttattttattttactattttattatttttttttattattattattattttattattattttattattatttatttatttatttttatttatttttttatttaatgatttatatgattcttttaaattaaatatatatatttaatgatttcATCTGATTtggatatattattatatattatttatctgattttgattttatattattattattattattattattattattctttttatctgattatgttaatattaatattataatatatatatatatatatatatatatatatatatatatatatatatatatatatatatatatatatatatatatatatatatatatatatatatatatatatatatatatatatttgatttcttttgatttaatttggtttatattttttttattattattatgatttgattgattttttttctttattattattattattatttttaattatttttttaaattattttattattattattattattattattattattattattattatttacttcgTGATTTGCATTCatggctgatcttgggattgaGATCGCCTCTAAATATGTGCTCTCgattgattttcaaatttaaacatttagAATCGCTTCAAGATCTATGCTCTCGGTCGATCTTGAGATTTTAGATACTTTAGACTGCCTTCAGATATGTACTCTTGGCAGATCTaggaatttaaatatttaagatcgcctcgagatctgtgctcttggctgatcttgagctttgagtattttagactgtCTCGAGATTTGTGTTCTCGTCTGGTCTTCAGATTTAGATATTTTGGAGCGCCTCGAAATCGGTGTTcttggctgatcctgagatttgagtgttttaggccgcctcgagatctgtgctctcagatggtcttgagatttgtgtattttgaatattttggatcgcatcgagatcggtgctctcggctgatcctaagatttgtgcattttggatattttggatcgcctcgagatcgatgctctcgactggtcctgagatttgtgtattttggatatttttggatcgcctcgagatcggtgctctcggctgatcctgagatttgtgcattttagactgccttgagatctgtgatCTTGGctagtcttgagatttgaatattttgtttaaattaggaaatacatttaatttatttattatttatttatttttatataaacacagCTCTGCCAGATCTGCTTCCGCGACAATCATGATGTATCTCGTTGCTATCACCGCTTCGATCACAACTATGTCGCTAACGACACCCAGGTTGGTGCAGCTGTAACCTACAGTTACGCCATCGACTCCAACTGGTATGCAGACACCGGCGCAACTGATCACATCACCAACGACCTCGAGCTCCTGACAGCCAAGGAGTGCTACACCGGCAATGATCGTTTTCAAGTCGCAATATGGTGCAGGTTTGTCCATTGCTCATGTTGGTAATTCATCAATTACTGCTGCTCGTCGCCTTTTAAAACTGAAAATCATTTTACATGTACCTGAAATCAATAGACACCTTCTCTTTGTCCACAATCTTGTTTCCGACAATGATGCCTACATAGAGTTTCACCCTAATTTTTTCTTGTCTAGGACCGAGCCACAAAGAATATTCTTCTTAAGGGAATCTGTCAAGATGGCCTCTACAACATTCCAAATAGTCCACCCAGGCGACCCCTTATTTCTGTCAAAGCCGCTTCTGAACTTTGGCATCGTCGACTAGGACATCCTACATGCACCTGTAGTTGTTCGTCAGATCTTAGCAGAGAATAGCCTTGCTGTAGTCCGAAATAAAGAGTCTAGTGTTTGTAGTGCTTGTAAGCAAGCCAAGGCTAGCTCATCAATTGCCTTTTGTTCTTTCCTCCCATGTTTCATCAAGCCCTCTTGAACTGGTACACACCAATGTTTGGGGACCAGCTCGAGTCTCTGTAAGTGGCTATCGCTACTATGTAaactttgttgatgattacaGCAGGCTTTCTTGGATTTATTTCCTCAAAAACAAGTCTGATGTAGAatccatttttcttcaattccAGTGTCATGTTGAACGATTACTAGGCAGAAAAATTCTTACTGCACAATCAGACTGGGGTGGTGAATACCACCGATTGCACAAGCAGTTCACTCGCGTAGGCACAACACATCGAATCTCTAGTCCTCACACACATCAACAGAATAATCTTGTTGAGCGAAAGACAGTCATATAGTTGAGACATGCATATCTCTCTTAGCTCAATCTCTTATGCCAATTCGATTTTGGGATGAAGCTTTTCACTCTGCTTGCTACCTCATTAATAGGATGCCAATTTATGTGATCCGTGGAGACACACCTCTACACCGTCTCCTTTGAGTAAAGCCTGACTACAAATTCATGAAAGTGTTTGGGTGTACATGCTGGCCCAACCTGAGAGCTTACACCCCAAACATACTCAGCTTCAGGTCCAAAGAATGTGTCTTTGTCGGTTATAGTGCTAGTCACAAGGGTTACAAATGCCTTGATCGACAAACAGGGAGAATTTATATGTCCCGagatgttatttttgatgagaaTGTTTTTCCCTTCCAAACTCAACAAATACAGTCCAATTTCCCTACACAAACACCTCACCAGTCAGTGCTACCTGACTGACACAAACCCGGCAACAAAGAACCCAGTCAACATCTCCTTCAGTAACTCATCGAGTAGTTCAGTAGTTGATGATTTATCTACTAACAATGGACCTAATGAAACTGTTGCTGATCAAATTGGTATAGCTGTTTCTGAAACTGCAGGTTCTCCCAGTACTCTAATGGAAAATTCAGCGGCAGCTACTCCTATGTCAGAGCCTGATCAGCATAATGATGCTCAACAGCCCTGTCACCCAATGAGAACAAGGCTCAGAGACAATATTGTCAAACCCAAAGAGTACACAGATGGAACTGTGCGATATTGTGCAGTAGCTCACACACAGTCAGCAAAGCATGTACCTGCAGAACCGAGTTCTTATGTTGAAGCAATGCAACATGATCAGTGGAAACAAGCTATGGATACTGAATATTCAGCATTACAAAAAAATCAGACCTGGACACTTGTTCCTCCAAAGAAAGGAGTGAACCTTATTAACTGCAGATGGGTGTTCAAGGTCAAGAGGAAGGCTGATGGTTCTGTGGATCGCTATAAAGCTAGGTTAGTAGCCAAAGGGTTCAAGCAAAGGTATGGTGTTGACTATCTAGACACTTATAGTCCAGTGGTTAAACCAACTACCATTAGAGTTATTATCTCACTGGCTATTTCCAAAGGTTGGAAGATGAGGCAGATAGATGTACAAAATGCTTTCCTACATGGTTTTCTGAAAGAAGAAGTTTACATGTCTCAACCCCCTGGTTATGAGAGCTCACAAGTACCTTCAAATTACATCCGCAAGCTCAACAAAAGCACTATATAGATCGAAACAAGGCCCCGTGCTCGGCACTCACGCCCTCGATCGACAAACCATCGAGTTTGGGGGTTCGATCCATCACAAGCTGATGCGTCTTTGTTTGTTCTTAAGCAAAATTCACTCACAATGTACATGCTgatctatgttgatgatataattattgtgagctcatcctcAGATGCCACTGACAGACTTATTCAACAATTAACAGTGGATTTGGCAGTGAAGGACTTGGGAGAGCTAAACTACTTTCTGGGTGTAGAAGTTGTTCCTGACAAAGGTGGAATTGTACTGTCACAAATAAGGTATGCTCAAGATCTTCTGAAACGAGTCAACATGGATAAGTGCAAGCCAATCTCCACTCCCATGGCATCCAATGAGAAACTGTCAAGAGATCATGGATCAGAGTTAACAGGTGAAGATCAATTTCAGTACAGGAGCATTGTCGGAGGGCTACAGCACCTGATAATAACAAGACCAGATCTCTCTTTTGTAGTAAATAGAGTATGTCAATTTATTCAGAAACCCACGGACAAACATTGGGGAGTGTCAAAAGAATACTCCGGTATGTGAAGGGGACAGTTGGTCATGGACTGAAAATTCAGCGATCAACTAATGATATATTGAGTGCGTTCTCTGATGCCGATTGGGCAGGCTCTCCTGAAGATCGACGCTCCACTAGTGGGTTTGCAATTCTGCTGGGATCAAATCTTATATCGTGGAGTTCACGAAAACAGCAAACCGTCTCAAGATCTAGTACTGAAGCCGAATACAAGGCCATTGCAAATGTGACAGCTGAACTCATATGGCTTCAGACCTTACTCAGAGAGCTTGGCATTTATCAGTCTTCAGCGCCAATACTGTGGTGTGACAATCTTGGTGCAACGTATCTCACATCCAATCCAGTGTTCCATGCTCGCACGAAGCACATAGAGGTGGATTTTCATTTTGTCCTGGAACAAGTTGCTCGTCAACCACTAAAGGTTCGTTTCATTTCTTCAAACGACCAGCTAGCTGATGTTTTTACCAAGGCGTTGCCCAAGGTTCCATTCACGTAGATTTGCCACAATCTCAACCTAGTACAACGAGGCTATGATTGAGGGGGACTGTTAAAAGAAAATAGCGTGTCATATCTTGTAATTTTGTGTTAAGTCATTGGGTCAACGATCACGTAATCGTGTGTTATGTGTGGCGTGAATTTAGGCTTGTGACCGCGTCCTCAGGGAACGTGATGACCTGCTCAACCACGTCAGCAGGGGCGTTGGGCAGGTCCTACTATCTCATGTAATGTCTTGGCTATATTACTGAGAAGTAATCCAAAAGCAGGGTGATTGAGTTCGGTCAATTCAATTCACTTGTGATTTCTTTTACAATCCACATGCACTCGTACCCTCTTCAATCATACCTTCAACGAGAGCAGAAAAAACCATGGAGGGTCTTCCTCAAAGAATTACAGgcttaatttattgtttatttttttcattttaaattaaaagtattGGCTCACCACCTAGAATCTTATTCATATAAAACCAGCTGGAGCTGGTCCTGTAGCAAAACCAATACAAAGATCAATTTATTCATTGAAACTTCCCGGCCAATTTGTCCAAACGTTATAGTTTATTCTAAACTcacttaaattattatatatgaacCCCAACCCAGTGGCAGTGGATCACTTAGCAGCagcatcagcagcagcagcagcaggagGAGATGATTCATCATCCTTTATCTTGAAGAGCTTCTGCCGCACATGCTGCGCGAACGTGCGTGGCCCGAACTTGGGCGGGGAGGCATCGCTTACAAGCTCCGGTAACGGGCGCAGCAGCACGTTGTCCTTGTGTGGCTCAGCAAAGATAGTCCAAGAGATCCTCACCTTCTCCTTATTAACAAGCCCACGATGGAGTACGCTCTTGAACAGGCCGTTGCTGAGGATCTCGAGCGAATCACCAATGTGGACGATGATGGAGTCCGACACGTTCTTGGCCGTGACCCACTTGCCGTCGTAGTAGACCTGGAGGCCGGGGATGTTGTTGTGGAAGATGAAGGTGAGATGGCTGACGTCTGTGTGGGCTTCAACGCCGAGGGCGAGGTTGGGTTGGGGACACTTGGGGtagtagtttattttcatttggaaCAGGATGTTCTCCATGCCGCCGGCTTCGGTCTCCAGCTTCTCGGCCGGGAGACCGAGACCGAGGGAGAGGAGAGTGAATATCTTTGTCGCCATCACCCGGAGCTCTTTGCCAAATTCTTTTGTCACTTCACTGTATGTATGGAATATGGATCAAGCCCCACATTGAATATtgtaagaataaataaattaaaatgaatgataaatattaCACTATACATACTACTTTTTAgcatcaatgcatgcatgcacgtgCGCTTGTGGAAGGtgaatatataacaaattaacaATTACGTACACATAATCGGAAGGATAATGAGGCCAAATGGACAAATCAGTCTGATTCTCAGGAAACATAAGGTGAAAGAAGTAGTCCATCCACTCAAGACGCCCAGAAGCACTGTTAGCGAGCTTGCTACCATACCCTTGTATCATCCCAGAGGGCTGATCATTTGCGtacttctccttctcctcgACCGGCAAATCAAAGAACCGTGTCCCAACCTCACGGAGCTTGTCAATGAGCTCCGCCGGAATCCCATGTCCAACAATGTGCATGACTCCCCAGTTCACAGCGGCGTCGAGCAGATGCTCGACGCACCGCTTGCGCACAGCCTCATTGTCACTATCGAGCCCTTTGATGTCAATGGTCGGTATCTGGGGACCTTCGTCtgattttttctcttcttcgaTGGCGTCGCCGAGACGGTCGTCTCGCTCGGACTCAAGGCGCACGTACTCGGGGGGAATTTCGTCTAGACCACTGTTTGCAAGGCTCTCGACACGGGGAATGAAGACCTTGGTGGCCATTGTTGTGGAGGTTGGAGCCTGGAGGTGTGCTTGTGAACTTGGTCAAGATGAATGAGTTGATCGAGGTTGGCTGCGGTTTATAAAGAGAGGAGGAGATGCACCCATTGAAGTATAAAAAAGCTATTTCACTGGATTGTtacccttttgttttcttagggAAGCGTTGTTAGATGTCTTTATCATGTTGGATTgctagttaaatagtaatttttctttatagatatatgtatatctatcaTGTCGGACTGCTAcctaaaaagtaaatttttttaaaaataaggaaTACCTGATACTTTCTCATAagctctattttttaaaataaagccCACACAgaaactatttttaataataaattaataatgccCACACAGAAATTAGGTAGGAGTAGGTGTTTGTCACCTAgtgtaaaaattaaatagaaaaggAAGTCAGAACGTgacaaccaataaaaaaataaacggATGAAGAAGACACTGGTTGCAAGTCTATTAATTGGATGTCTCTTGAGAGCTGAGAAGTCCTTTGTTCAACCACCCGTCTTCGTCTTCTAGTCGAATGGTGCTACTCATCCACTGGTCTCcatttctctttatatataaatatatatgtttaaaattcttgtatatatatatatatatatattattcaatgtTCAAACATTTGATTCATATGTTAGAGGTAATGTGTTTAAATCCTATCCACCCCATATTAAGGGTTATTTAATTGTTTGTATGTAAAATGACATGTAAATACAattacaatataaataaaaatattatattttaacttaCAACACTTCAGTTTGGTTTGTTATAACtagaattttgtatttattttttatttgtttagattgatataaatttaaatttataatgagATTACTccattatctattattattatcattaattatttaatcattttcataaaaattaattcaaataaaattaattaattaattattaaattataagaatataatatttatttaattttattacttaaaaatatttttataattaaattttaaaaataatttattttattaaatatttttataattaaatatgagatgaACATGATGGTGAGTGGATATCATTTACTTTACTGCATTTTAACTTACAGTAAATTttttgctgtaagttgaaatacagtaAAACTAGGTGAAATACAATTTCACTTATATGTAAGTGGAGCTTttacattaaacaaaaatagctACTTGCATGTAAAACTATTTACATTACAACTAATTACAGCTACTTACATGTAATCAAACAGGGCCTAGGTAAAAATCTGCCATCCATGAGCGATGGAGCAGGAATCTCATGTGTATAGGGTATTAAAAAGGGTTCTTTATGTGGCAGCTAGCCCTAGATGACCTCCATCATGCATATCGCTAACCCCATGGACCAAGTCAACGATTGTTGGGAGACTTAAGGCTTCACTTAAGACCCCTTTTGGAAGCACTAACACACCCTTAGATGTTCCAATAACCTGTCAAGGTTAGTCTTCAAAACACATGCAAAGAtagagtaataataaataaagaagaaaacacacacacaaaccacGATACAGTAATTACGTGGAGTTCGACACTCTTACCTACATCTCCATGAGGGTCAGGAATTGAAATTCACTATGAAGAATATCTCTGATGGCTTGAACAACTCTCAAGCTCGTCtcaagaacaaaataataagaaaatcctGACCTACAATCCTCATCACCAACACAATGAGAGATAATCTATAAAACATAAGTCAACATGTGACTAACATACACATGCCCACAGGGCCCAACACAAAAATGGGCTCCAAATGAGGCCGTGAATAATGAGAATGAAATTCTTTCTCGCCACTACCACGCatagttatttcttatcattgtttctcCTCACAATGATGATGACAAAATCTAGTGGCCGTATGTGTATGACCATTGTGGTCGATAACTAAGTTGGAATGGCTTGCTCGCCACGCTGACATTGTACACTCGTAGGCCTCGTCAAACACTTGGACGAAGTCAACAACAATGGCAACATCTTGGGATCGGTGATTCGGTAGTGTATAGCTATTGTGGCTAACCATAAACTACAAACGGCTAATGGCTATATGTTGACTACCTGCACGAACCTCACCAAACCCTTGGAGGAAGTTAACAATGATAGTAGTATCTAGGGATAGGCTACAATCAGCTCATGGCGCGCGACTCTAACCACCTATGCGACCTTTGCTAAACCCTTGGATGAAATTAACAATGATGCCAACATCTAATGACCGACTACGTTTGGATGTATTGATCACCTGCACAAACCTCACCAAACCCCTGGATGAAGTTAACATCGATGCCATCATCCAAGGGCTGGCGGTTATGGATGTTGTTGGCAATCATGATGTCTGAATGGTTGTTAGCTATGTAGATCTTGTTAAACCCCCAAATAGAGCCAATAAAGGATGATATAATATTAACAACTACGCTGACCTCATGCGAGTCTTGAAAGATCCTACAAGAAGCTAACAACGACGTACAACAACCACATTCGATCAACCTATACCATCTACGAGAGAAGGATAgagttagtgcaaccgcactataattggcatAATTTGATACCAAaacaagatgacgtggcaacctttgtgacgtggcataaatgatgacatggtaaagcatggtgacatggcaatgAGTCTTGCCTTGGAggtaaatatcttgaagatcttggagaAGCTATTTTTTGTAATGTGTTGAAACGTGAAGACAAGATcacatcaagaccatatttaggtgatttgatatGGATGGAGcgtaattgaagaaatatctatcaattgtatgattgaagactattaagggtaaGATTTGAAGatatgcctattgttggcatgattaagatgattgattgaagatctttcttgggaagatttgaaagaccaaacttggggctgaattg
This window harbors:
- the LOC120258518 gene encoding leucoanthocyanidin dioxygenase-like; its protein translation is MATKVFIPRVESLANSGLDEIPPEYVRLESERDDRLGDAIEEEKKSDEGPQIPTIDIKGLDSDNEAVRKRCVEHLLDAAVNWGVMHIVGHGIPAELIDKLREVGTRFFDLPVEEKEKYANDQPSGMIQGYGSKLANSASGRLEWMDYFFHLMFPENQTDLSIWPHYPSDYVEVTKEFGKELRVMATKIFTLLSLGLGLPAEKLETEAGGMENILFQMKINYYPKCPQPNLALGVEAHTDVSHLTFIFHNNIPGLQVYYDGKWVTAKNVSDSIIVHIGDSLEILSNGLFKSVLHRGLVNKEKVRISWTIFAEPHKDNVLLRPLPELVSDASPPKFGPRTFAQHVRQKLFKIKDDESSPPAAAAADAAAK